A genomic segment from uncultured Marinifilum sp. encodes:
- the tnpA gene encoding IS200/IS605 family transposase translates to MANTYSQINIHAIFSVKGRENILKESFRQELFKYISGILKNNKQYTLAVNGHFDHVHVFFELNPATAVSDVLRVVKTNSSKWINQNKYVRGKFEWQVGYGAFSYSRSQRSSVIQYIMRQEEHHRVETFKEEYLELLEKFEIPFDNEYVFEFFEN, encoded by the coding sequence ATGGCAAATACATATTCACAAATAAATATACATGCTATTTTTTCGGTTAAGGGCCGAGAGAATATTTTGAAAGAAAGTTTTCGCCAAGAATTATTCAAATATATATCTGGGATTTTAAAAAACAACAAGCAATACACTTTGGCAGTGAATGGTCATTTTGATCATGTGCATGTTTTTTTTGAGTTGAATCCTGCAACTGCTGTATCGGATGTATTGAGAGTAGTTAAAACTAATTCATCAAAGTGGATTAATCAAAATAAATATGTAAGAGGGAAATTTGAGTGGCAAGTTGGATATGGTGCGTTTTCATATTCACGTTCTCAAAGGAGTAGTGTTATTCAGTACATAATGAGGCAAGAAGAGCATCATCGGGTTGAAACATTTAAAGAAGAATATCTGGAATTGTTGGAAAAGTTCGAAATTCCATTTGATAATGAATATGTTTTTGAATTTTTCGAAAACTAA
- a CDS encoding enoyl-CoA hydratase-related protein yields MKKFQTIEFAIENQIGTITLNRPDLHNAFNEVMIGEIIDCFSDIEKLDYKTLRVVILKGKGKSFCAGADLKWMRGVANYSYEENYAESYKLSICFNAVYTCKFPTIAIVHGAAIGGANGLLAACDFVLAHKDTVFSLSEVKIGIVPACISPYVMKRVGEYKSKELMLTGMRFDGKEAQQAGLANWSFGEKKLKVKLEDLISKLKSSGPIAVSTCKQLLYDVENVWNHEEAMNKTAKMIADLRQSDEGQEGMSSFLEKRKPNWTIDN; encoded by the coding sequence ATGAAGAAATTTCAAACAATAGAATTTGCAATAGAAAACCAGATTGGGACGATCACGCTAAATCGACCTGACCTTCACAATGCTTTTAATGAAGTGATGATAGGCGAAATTATTGACTGTTTTAGCGATATTGAAAAACTGGATTACAAAACACTGCGTGTGGTTATTTTAAAAGGGAAAGGTAAATCTTTTTGTGCTGGTGCAGATTTGAAATGGATGAGAGGTGTTGCCAATTATTCTTATGAAGAGAATTATGCGGAAAGCTACAAACTTTCGATCTGTTTTAATGCGGTATACACCTGCAAATTTCCAACAATAGCAATAGTTCATGGTGCTGCTATTGGTGGAGCTAATGGTTTACTTGCTGCTTGTGATTTTGTATTGGCTCATAAAGATACGGTGTTCTCGCTAAGTGAGGTAAAGATTGGAATTGTTCCAGCTTGCATTTCTCCATACGTTATGAAACGAGTTGGGGAATACAAATCGAAAGAGTTGATGCTAACAGGTATGAGGTTTGATGGGAAAGAGGCACAGCAGGCTGGATTGGCAAATTGGTCTTTCGGAGAGAAAAAACTAAAGGTAAAATTGGAAGATTTAATCTCGAAATTGAAATCAAGCGGACCCATTGCAGTATCAACCTGTAAACAACTGCTTTACGATGTTGAAAATGTATGGAATCATGAAGAAGCGATGAATAAAACCGCAAAAATGATAGCCGATCTTCGTCAATCGGATGAAGGACAGGAAGGAATGAGTTCTTTTTTGGAAAAACGAAAACCGAATTGGACTATAGATAATTAA
- a CDS encoding biotin carboxylase N-terminal domain-containing protein, whose protein sequence is MYYKRLLIANRGEIALRIMRTARDLGIHTIALYTELDRDAEHVLQADEAYALKGNSLQETYLNSNQIVEIAKKASADAIHPGYGFLAENAVFSQLCKDYNIDFVGPDANAIQLMGNKVNAREFAKSIGVPVLEGVVGESSKLIKEAEKMQFPILIKAAAGGGGKGMRIVHEKEELKAALESTSREATTYFGDGTVLIERYIQNPRHIEVQIMADQYGNVVHLYERECSIQRRFQKVIEEAPSPSLTPELRKEMGNMAVFLAQEMNYTNAGTVEFLVDEELNYYFLEMNTRIQVEHPVTEMITGVDIVEQQLLLASGRKLKMEQDDIQLNGHAIEARIYAEDPEKDFIPSPGDITFYKTPKLFDGRLRLDSAVTGACTIHPDYDPMIAKLVVWDENRDLAIEGLHHALHEYEIHGIKNNIMYLHTLLNTKDFKQNNISTHFCQDHAEALKLKMQKERKDISPVLFYISFALFELNREKSDNVWEEIGYWRQQGKRIRIVDEEIVDVEIISENPFQIIVSDRVYMVENVSINADYLLFEFKGERYQFYRSKNSVGKSFVSCKGLVHELERWSEIQSELNENTAFNKLNDGNILSPMPGKIVKIEAIEGQKVAKGDVLIIVEAMKMENSILAPFEGIIENIFVNEGDQVQNKMKLLQLETSN, encoded by the coding sequence ATGTACTATAAACGACTACTCATAGCAAATAGAGGTGAAATTGCCCTAAGAATCATGCGAACAGCAAGAGACTTGGGAATTCATACTATTGCATTATACACTGAATTAGATCGAGATGCTGAGCATGTTTTACAAGCTGATGAAGCATATGCCTTGAAGGGAAATAGTTTACAGGAAACTTATCTTAACTCTAATCAGATTGTAGAGATTGCTAAAAAAGCAAGTGCCGATGCAATTCATCCGGGTTACGGGTTTTTGGCGGAAAATGCTGTGTTTTCTCAGTTATGTAAGGATTATAACATCGATTTTGTTGGTCCAGATGCTAATGCAATCCAATTGATGGGAAATAAAGTAAATGCTCGCGAGTTTGCTAAATCTATTGGAGTTCCAGTACTCGAAGGAGTAGTTGGAGAATCATCAAAGTTGATTAAAGAAGCTGAGAAAATGCAATTTCCTATCTTGATTAAAGCTGCAGCAGGTGGCGGTGGTAAAGGAATGCGTATTGTTCATGAAAAAGAAGAATTGAAAGCAGCTTTGGAATCAACATCGCGCGAAGCGACTACCTATTTTGGCGATGGAACAGTTTTAATTGAACGGTATATTCAAAATCCACGTCATATCGAAGTGCAAATTATGGCTGATCAGTATGGTAATGTTGTGCATTTGTACGAGCGTGAATGTTCTATTCAAAGGCGTTTTCAGAAAGTGATTGAGGAAGCTCCTTCGCCAAGCTTAACACCAGAATTGAGAAAAGAAATGGGGAATATGGCTGTTTTTTTAGCTCAGGAAATGAATTATACAAACGCAGGTACAGTTGAATTTTTGGTGGATGAAGAATTGAACTATTATTTTCTGGAGATGAATACACGTATTCAGGTGGAACATCCGGTAACAGAGATGATTACTGGTGTTGATATTGTCGAACAACAATTATTGCTTGCATCGGGTCGTAAGTTGAAGATGGAGCAAGATGATATTCAGTTAAATGGACATGCAATTGAAGCAAGGATATATGCTGAAGATCCTGAAAAGGATTTTATACCATCGCCTGGGGACATTACTTTTTATAAGACACCAAAGCTCTTTGATGGTAGGTTACGTTTGGATTCCGCAGTTACAGGAGCTTGTACAATTCATCCTGACTACGATCCAATGATAGCAAAATTGGTTGTTTGGGATGAAAATCGTGATTTGGCAATTGAAGGCTTACATCATGCATTGCATGAGTATGAGATACATGGTATCAAAAATAACATCATGTACTTGCATACTTTGCTGAATACAAAAGACTTTAAGCAAAATAATATATCTACTCATTTTTGTCAGGATCATGCGGAAGCATTGAAGTTGAAGATGCAAAAGGAGAGGAAAGATATATCTCCAGTATTATTTTATATCAGCTTTGCATTGTTCGAATTGAATAGAGAAAAATCTGATAATGTTTGGGAAGAGATAGGTTATTGGAGACAACAAGGAAAGCGAATTCGAATTGTAGATGAGGAGATTGTTGATGTTGAAATAATTAGCGAAAATCCATTTCAAATAATAGTTTCTGATAGGGTTTATATGGTTGAAAATGTATCGATTAATGCAGATTATCTATTGTTTGAGTTTAAAGGGGAAAGATATCAGTTTTATCGTTCGAAAAATTCGGTAGGCAAAAGCTTTGTGAGCTGTAAGGGACTGGTTCATGAGTTAGAACGATGGTCGGAAATTCAATCCGAATTAAATGAAAACACTGCATTTAATAAATTGAATGATGGAAATATTCTTTCGCCAATGCCAGGTAAGATTGTTAAAATTGAGGCTATAGAGGGACAAAAAGTTGCCAAAGGAGATGTCTTAATAATTGTGGAAGCCATGAAAATGGAAAACAGTATTTTGGCGCCTTTTGAGGGAATTATAGAAAATATATTTGTGAATGAGGGAGATCAGGTACAGAATAAAATGAAACTTTTACAATTGGAAACTTCTAATTAA